The Apostichopus japonicus isolate 1M-3 chromosome 3, ASM3797524v1, whole genome shotgun sequence region TTAATTCTTGTTCTGAATACATGATAAATAAATCCTGATATGTTCAGAAACATGCTATCAAAATATAATTACTGTTGTTAGAATTCAAAAAGTGATCCGTTCAGCCTGAAATCTGTGAGGGTACtccttaaaggtctgctgtagagaccccaactatagcacgctatcgtggaaaagtttcttgaaattACGTAAACAACCTGCCTTGgttgtaaaatgacctctttttaccaattagtctgcaatgcctgccatatatttttttcttgtatgagggtctttgatATGCTTAATGATGAACTACATTTTAGACatgaatatatttctacacagtgtttacacaaagagcttTACGGTGTTAAGACTCTATGCAGGCCTAACTTTATAGCCTGAGGAAAATTTACGACCCTGGCATGGTCCATTACCTAATCACAAAAATTTCCTCACTATAGTGTGCTTTAATTGGAgacaataaagcagatcttgaACATGGTTATCATAAGTACAACTATGAAGATCACAGTAGGTTTTAttcattcttctttttcttcttatttatttattatttttaatttttttgcaaGGGGGGTATCTTTTAAGCACTACTTTGACTCCAACAAGAAAAAGGTTTTAACCTTGAGTTGGTCAAGGTACTAGCTTTGCAGGTGATACAGACACTGACAACAGTACACTCTGTGCACATGGTTCTGAACGGGAAGTTGCCATTTCCATggagtatatatacatttgtttatcaTTTATCATTTGCCTAAAGCTCGTGACTTTAAGAAGATACAAAGTTGCGATATGAGACCATCAGTGTGACTCAGCTCTCACACATTTCAGCCTTCCCAAGACACTATGTAAAGGCAATCATGAACCAGTCTCATGAATACTCATCAGTCTCATGAATACTCATCAGTCTCATGATTACTCATCAGTCTCATGAATACTGCAGTCTCATGAATACTCATCAGTCTCATGAATACTCATCAGTCTCATGAATACTCATCAGTCTCATGAATACTCATTGCTTCATGAATACTCATCAGTTCATGAATACTGCAGTCTCATGAATACTCATTGCTTCATGAATACTCATTAGTCTCATGAATACTCATTAGTCTCCAAAAacaaaccccccaaaaaattatgaTTTCTTGATTACGAATCTGATACATAATGAATACAATCTTTATACATGATTTCTTCCATCTCCCATATTTGGCATGAACCGTAAGAATTTATCCAAATGGAAATTAAATTGTGTATAAGAAAGACCATCTTCTTCAATGGAAGTGAAAGCATTCGTAATGCTGGAACTTGTCACACAGCTGCTGAAGGAATATTCCCACCGTTGACACCAATGATGAGATATCTTGAGAGGTTGCATTCCTTACATCCCACGCTAAAGTAGCTTCTCTCGTTACGGTACTTGGTGTGTCAGAAGAGTTTTATCACAACTGATTTTGTCATctcaaaaagaagaaagaagaacaaagGTCAAgtcacattttttgggggggaagggggggggcaaCTTTTATAAGATCTACTAAGGACGACACCATCTATTCTGAAAAAGCTTGACCTACTGATGACAAAAGTGATCTACCATCGTGGTTTAATTGATCCCTTCTTGATTAAACAGTCAGTGATTTCAATAAGTCGGTTCACGATAAAAATGATCTACTCACAATAACATGACCTATTCacaataaaaattaattcaTAAACTTAAAAATTATCCATTCATGATGAAATGATTTATTTCACAGTGAATGATATGACCTTCAATAActcgataatttttttttttacttattattatgAACTTCACAATATAATGCTTTTATCCACAATCATAAAATAATCAACTCACAATAACATGACATACTCACAAGTAAAATCGAACCAAGGTATCATAAAATGCTACCGAAGCTCTGGAGCAGAGGCGATAGCTGAGCTCTGCGATGCCACCGATGTGATCGATCCACGTCTCGGCCTCGGTTTGACCCCGTTAGACCTCATATAGGATAGAAACTGGTCTGGAATTTCCGCTAAAACTTCTTTTGCGAGTTGAGCTTGACTGATGACCGCATTGTTAGCATTTTCAAAGTCTCTAAATGGAACAAACTGAAAGACGAAACAGAACGGTATTTCACTTCATCTTAAAGTGTGACACAGAcactaacattttaaattttattttcttattacgtactcacttttgatgtcctGGTaataaagatttatatttaaactggaaataaataaatgaaatgaaaaaataaaaaaaatgaagaaaacagaaagaaaaaaaatggccgctgtgtttatacatatatatatatatatatatatatatatatatatatatatatatatatatatatatatataaatgaaaatcgtaatgagttggaaaatcaagaacagtgaaaaaactttcagcctccaccgggattcgaaccacgggcctcccgctctgtacgcggacaccctaaccactaggctatggacgctgactgtatgtccagaggttcgaaaccggtaaggaagatcgtaattccactgtaggcgtttgtcactttatatacatatatagataactGTAACATACCAtctttttgtttgtctttttttttgtacactaacatttgaaaataaaattttcttaTTATGTACTCACTTTTCATGTCCtggtaataaatatttatatttatactggaaataaataaatgaatatatatagataactgTAATCAACTACTTCCCTCACCCTCCTCTCCTTACTTTGACACATTTTCtaacacaggctctttagtggatgagcagtttactaacagtttttgtttatcAAGATACGGTTGACTGAATGGTGCCTGAGTGTTGGCTGGGGATAACCCTGCATTAGTCCATGATatggatcacagtaggggggggggggggctgtgacATCATAACggcaaatgttttttttgggacgtcaaaagctttactttgcTCTTATAATCCTCTTGTTGATTTTATATCctgatacattttttttttctgatgcATTTTGGGATAATGCTTTAGCTTTTACAaggttctctgtatttagaatttcatcaaaatttggCTTTGTGGAGTTAGAAAATAATTACTTGCCCATGTGAGTTATTAAGCGAGTTAAACAAATTTGGTAATAGAGAAAAAACCAGACCATTTTCAGTGGAATGGCCATGGTGGGCATCATTtcactctactgttgccagatgcatttacccaaaaaatatcacaaaaatttGGGAAATTCATCACTTCatcatatacaacaacaaaaatgctaTGAGCATAAAATACAGAAGACTTCCAGCAATTTGTTTTATTCAGTAtaaatcaacttcagccacccAAATATCCCTCGaatattttctgcatctttgtttaatggaagttttttttttttatttaaaccaATTTTATATTTCGAATAATTTTCATAAAACTTTAGTCTACCTTTAGCTATCTgacaccaaagaaaaaaaaagaagaagaaaaaaacaaaaattgactTTGATTTACCTGAACGATATCTCTCTCTGCGACTTTTCCTTGGAAGCTTAATCGCACCTCGTCGCCGTCGAGCTCTTCCATGGCTGTGAAATCCTCGTTTCCTACTCCGACTATGATGATGGACATCGGCAGCGAAGCCGCCCGGACGATCTCCTTCTTTGTCTTCTGCATATCAGTTATGATGCCGTCGGTGATGATGAGGAGAATGAAATACTCGGAACCATCCTTCGTAGCAGCTGCAAAACTTGGGGGTTTGAGAAAAGGGGGGAGGGATGACCAAAAATATGAGGCTTCACGTTATGAATACTTTCAGAAACGGAAGGCTTGGTACTCATTCTATGCATTATCAAACTTGATGGCATTAAAAACCTCAGAAACCAGAAATTATGCGCTGGTAATTTTATTTGGATCTTTTATAAGGAGGAAACTGAGATTTGAAAATCCCCCCAGAGGTTCTGTTTTATGTTCGATGTTtagtttacatttttttttttttttggatggaTGTATTTGCATCTGCACACAAGAGTGGGATCCTCCAAGTTTCCTTTCATGAGATATCGGTGTCTCATACAAGAAAGGCAACACACACtcaacacccctcccccccgaATACATCTGCACTGGCCGCCATCAAGGCTTTACAACTGTTATTGAAAGCCCACCCAACCCCCAAAAGAATGGCGAAGTCACAATTATGTCCTGAAAGATGCAAAGTCAAGCATTCACTCACCTAGCAACATGGTTTATCACTGGGGCAAAGTTGGTGGGACCATAGAGCTGGACTCTAGATAGTGACATCTTATAAGCCTCAATAACACCATCAATACCTTGACAGAAGGGATTGTCAGACCGGCCGTTCTAAAAACCAGAAACAGACATTTCTCTTGGacatgaaatatattgaaaacattttgaataaaCTGCATTAACTGTTATCTCACAAGACAGCACAATATCAAGTAGCCATAAATGTCTTGACGAAACTCCTTGGCTTAAATTGTTCAATATATTAAAGCCTCCAAATTAGTCAAGAAATTGACTTTGTATTTGATTCAGTGTGTTTGAGCCTGCATCATGCATGTTACTTAAAAAGAGTTCCCAACACTtttatgaaaaggaaacttcCATGACATTTGAACGGTAATTGCTAAGAAATTCCATGACCTTTTATCATAGAAGATGTCTGTTATCATGTTCTTGTGTTACAGGCTATTCAGTTTGGGGAAAAATGACTAAGGTAGGAaccattattaaaaaaaaaaatttctatGACTTTTCACGTTTCCAGAATACTTGATTTTGCTTTTACCAAATTATGTCGCCTGTAGGCCTAATTTCATATTGTATAAATTTTGTGACACATTCTTTACTTTCACATATTTTATCTGACTTTTGAAAGGTAGATATATTATTAACATCCACATACCATATAAAACTCATGGGATACAGTCATATGTGGCGGGACTCTAGCACCGAATCCAAGAGCCGGGAATAATTTGTCTGTGTCGTAATCTTGTATAACATCACCGACTGACCTCAGAGCCCTTAGGTAATGATTAGGCTGGTACGGATTCATATAATGAAGAGATGTGGCTTGTCTCGGATCACCTGACAGAAACAAAAATCACCATAGAAACAGGGTGGTAACTAAGGAAACATACAACGCATAAATATCAAGCTTATGAGCACTAAGGTAAATGAATTATAGGCTGGTATGGATTCATATAATGAAGAGATGTTGGTTGTCAGggatcacttgaaaacataaataaagGGACCAAATTTGTGACCAATTGATCACTAAGGATAAATAAAAGTCTTTTAagtggagagggggagggggagggggggagctCTTGAGGCCCAAATACAGGTTCTTCCTATTTCCCCACACTATAAATGGATGGAACCGTTAGGTTGGTAGGTCGTACaggtttacaaaataaattcttGAGGACAATTGGTGATCTTGCAATCTACTGATTGCAGGTACCTGGTCTCTCCTTCTACCAGGTAGTACAACCGGGGACCTGTGAAGTAACTTGTTGAGTCGCGTGCTCCAAATTAAAATGGCACACTATGGGTTGTCCCGAAGGGTATTGGTAGATGTAGTTGCACAGTGCCCCCCGGGTATAGCTATTATAGGATGTGTGTATGACAAGTTACAGTGTGACCAGGGGTTTTAGCTGTTGTAAAGCTGTTCTGAGAAGGGCCTCTCTCTGGGCCTTGATACAAGACTCTAAAATAAATACAGATATACCTATAACAGTAACTAAGACCCTGTCCCACTGACCCAAAATTTTAAAGGCTGTAGGTTGTGGGTCACTTAGGCTGCAGGGTTTTAATATGCACCTTTCAGTAGTCAGCATGGTTAGGCTTGTGAGGACTGAACTCATATGGGGATATGGTGAATTGACTAGAATCAGATGAGAAGTATTACCACTTGCTACTATCAACCACTGTCCTAACCACAGATTACAGCAATTTCAGTGAAAAATGCAGCTACGCTGAACATCTATCGTGGCTGAAAAGTCAATCGACCATCAACAAGCTACATAAGGATCACAAATCTGATGGACTaacttttcaacaaaataataaatagtccACGATGTGCTAAGATTGTACATTGGGATAGCCACCCGACCTGAAAGTGTAAGTAATAAGCCATATTCAGCTTTATCCTATATGCATAAGTGGCTGCTTAGCtttatacaaatacaacaataacaactgCCCTTCCAGGATGATTATTCAGTTAGATATCGTAACAGATAACTGTAATATAGAGCTTTGGATGTTTAGGATATCAGGCTTTAATTAGTCAAAACACAGCGAATATGAACACATCGTTTATCCGAAGAATATGATTGACAGAAGAATCCTTGGACAGTTCTACACACTGGATACCTTGGGCAAGGCTTAACAGCTGTTAATGTCGTAACAATGAGAAATGCACAAACCATTTGATGCTGTAAAGTCTACAGCAACCGTGAAATTCATCTGTGTTCCTCCCTGGATGTAATCCAAGAAAGAAAAGACCTTTTCCATCTTGTACTGCTCCATGAAGATGAGTCCAGAATGTGTGTACTTCTTTTTCTTGGCTTTTTTCTTCGGATGAATAAGCTTCAAGAGAGATCAAGAAAAATAACGGAATTATTTTTGTCAAACTTTACATTTGAGTTTTAGTAACGATCATGATATTCCaggatgttttttttctttcagccTTCTTCATTTATGAATTGGTCTTGCTAACAATCGGGTTACAAAAATAGACTGCCAAAACGATTAGGGTGACAACGTTAGACTGCCAACACAATGGAGTGACAACAATAGATTGTCAAAACAATTTGGTGACAACAATAGACTGTCAAAACAATTTGGTGACGACAATGGGCTGCCAAAATGATTCAGGTGTCAACAATAGACCGCCAAATCAATTGGGTGACAACAATAGACTGCCATAATAATTGGGTGACAACAATAGACTGCCAAAAACAATTGGGTGACAACAATGGACTGCCAAAACAATTGGGTGACAACAAAAGACTGCTAAAACAATTGGGTGCCACCAATGGACTGCCAAAGCAATTGGGTGACAACAATAGAATGCTTAAACAATTGGGTGCCAACAATAGACTGCTTAAACAATTGGGTGACAACAATAGACTGCCATAATAATTGGCTGACAACAATAGACTGCCAAAACATTTGGGTGACAACAAACAATAGACTGCCAAAACAATTGGGTGACAACAAACAATAGACTGCCAAAACAatggacaaaaagaaaaaaggataaTTCATGTGATTACCAACCACACAAATACCTATTAGTTTTACCTGGACCTGCATCACTTTATTTAATAGACTCATTTTTTTCTATAAGAGACGAGATGAATGCTTACTTAAGCATGCTTACTTATGCTTACAACAGCTGTTTTACAAATTGCTTTGTCATGTTTTCATCGTCTGACGGTCGCACATTTACAATGGGCTTTCATACCTGATAAACATTGGTCTGACACGGCCCTCTGGATAGTTCCCGTGCACTTGTCTCAAAGACACCAATCAAGTCATgactgaaacaaacaaaaaagaagacatatatAGGTACAGAAGAAAATATCCAAACTATGCTACATTCCCCATTTATATCAGTCAATGTGgtttatataataaattaataaacatatatatatatatatatatatatatatatatatatatatatatatatatatat contains the following coding sequences:
- the LOC139964862 gene encoding copine-8-like isoform X1, giving the protein MSPEEVNLDMVLMDPEQAIPATKVELSISCRKLRDMDVFSKSDPLCVMFMKALGSEEYREVGRTEVIMNNLNPRFVKKFLVDYFFEEVQNLKFEVYDVDSKSADLKKHDFIGKMECTMGEIMAAGGGKITKELKGSVKKCGSITVRGEELSSCRDLITFKFRGENLDKKDTFGKSDPFLLIYRENLDEGTSNRYTLCHKTEVIKKTLNPSWKPFQIYSRALCNGDYDRKIKFECFDWDRDGGHDLIGVFETSARELSRGPCQTNVYQLIHPKKKAKKKKYTHSGLIFMEQYKMEKVFSFLDYIQGGTQMNFTVAVDFTASNGDPRQATSLHYMNPYQPNHYLRALRSVGDVIQDYDTDKLFPALGFGARVPPHMTVSHEFYMNGRSDNPFCQGIDGVIEAYKMSLSRVQLYGPTNFAPVINHVASFAAATKDGSEYFILLIITDGIITDMQKTKKEIVRAASLPMSIIIVGVGNEDFTAMEELDGDEVRLSFQGKVAERDIVQFVPFRDFENANNAVISQAQLAKEVLAEIPDQFLSYMRSNGVKPRPRRGSITSVASQSSAIASAPELR
- the LOC139964862 gene encoding copine-8-like isoform X2, giving the protein MSPEEVNLDMVLMDPEQAIPATKVELSISCRKLRDMDVFSKSDPLCVMFMKALGSEEYREVGRTEVIMNNLNPRFVKKFLVDYFFEEVQNLKFEVYDVDSKSADLKKHDFIGKMECTMGEIMAAGGGKITKELKGSVKKCGSITVRGEELSSCRDLITFKFRGENLDKKDTFGKSDPFLLIYRENLDEGYTLCHKTEVIKKTLNPSWKPFQIYSRALCNGDYDRKIKFECFDWDRDGGHDLIGVFETSARELSRGPCQTNVYQLIHPKKKAKKKKYTHSGLIFMEQYKMEKVFSFLDYIQGGTQMNFTVAVDFTASNGDPRQATSLHYMNPYQPNHYLRALRSVGDVIQDYDTDKLFPALGFGARVPPHMTVSHEFYMNGRSDNPFCQGIDGVIEAYKMSLSRVQLYGPTNFAPVINHVASFAAATKDGSEYFILLIITDGIITDMQKTKKEIVRAASLPMSIIIVGVGNEDFTAMEELDGDEVRLSFQGKVAERDIVQFVPFRDFENANNAVISQAQLAKEVLAEIPDQFLSYMRSNGVKPRPRRGSITSVASQSSAIASAPELR